In one Calonectris borealis chromosome 23, bCalBor7.hap1.2, whole genome shotgun sequence genomic region, the following are encoded:
- the RBP7 gene encoding retinoid-binding protein 7 encodes MPVDFSGTWNLTSNDNFEGYMVALGIDFATRKIAKMLKPQKVIKQDGDSFYIHTTSTFRDYLLQFKIGEEFEEDNKGLDNRKCKSLVTWENDKLVCVQTGEKKNRGWTHWLEGDDLHLELRCENQVCKQVFKRA; translated from the exons ATGCCTGTGGATTTCAGTGGAACCTGGAACCTTACCAGCAATGACAACTTTGAAGGTTATATGGTGGCCTTAG GTATTGACTTTGCAACACGCAAGATAGCAAAAATGCTGAAGCCTCAGAAAGTGATCAAACAAGATGGTGATTCATTTTATATCCATACCACTAGCACATTCAGAGATTATTTGCTTCAATTCAAAATTGGAGAAGAGTTTGAAGAAGATAATAAAGGCCTGGATAACAGAAAATGCAAG AGCCTAGTTACCTGGGAAAATGACAAACTTGTCTGTGTTCAGACTGGTGAGAAGAAGAACAGGGGTTGGACTCACTGGCTTGAAGGAGATGACCTCCATCTG GAGCTTCGTTGTGAGAATCAAGTATGTAAACAGGTCTTCAAGAGAGCTTGA